The genome window GCTCTTATGGATCAAGGCATCGGAATGCCAGCAACTCTAAAGGGGAGATTTATGGACAAAGGAATTCTGATTCCCCGAAATGAAGAGGAATTGGTGGTGACAGCTTTCCGCCAAAGCATGTCGAGGACGGGCAAGAAAAACCGAGGTTTAGGGCTCCCTCGCCTCCGAGAGTTTGCTGAAGCTTCTGACAATGGAGAGTTGTTTGTGCAAACGCACCATGTCAGGTGTTGGTTTAACAGGAGTAGAGGGATTAGATCAGAAAGGTCTGACATACGACTTGCAGGGACGCTTATTGTGTGGAAAGCTACAGTATCACTTAAATGACAAAGAACCCAAAATGCGTTATTAATCTTGTTGAAGATTTTAGCCCTTATCCTGGTGGCAGATACGAGGATAATGGGCCGTTCTCTGGTGAGAAATTTAGAACCGATATTTTGGAGCCAGCTATGGCATCCAGTGTAGTCATAACGGTTGATTTAGACGGAGCGGCAGCGATAGCACCTTCTTTCTTGGATGAATCTTTTGGTGTTATTATGGAGAGAATAGGCAAGGATAAATTTGATAAAAAATTTATAATTTTGCTAACCGATGACCCTGATGCCATTGATGATTTAAACGAGATTAGACACCGAAGGTTTAAGAAATGATTGCCCAAATTGATTTTACTCAAATCACGCTCCCCCAATGGGCTATCGGTATTTCTTTGCTGTCGCTGACTGTCTCGGGGATTACATTTGTTTTTGGCCGGGATATTCGTGGTCAATATAAAAACAGAAACGCCGTAGATGTAGGAGAATTTTTAATTCGATTGGAGCGCTATTGGACTGCTGTTGAGAAGCTGCATGATCATGGATTTAAACACCAAAGTGGTCAGATTGAAACTAATGCAAAAAAATCTAGGGAGGCCTTCGGAAGATATAAAAAAGAAGCTGGCCGCTTGAGATTGCAGGTTCAGTCTATGCTACCTGAAGATCAGGCCAATTGTCTGGCTCATGTGCATTCAACCTGGAGTGATGCTCTCTATACCGATCAGTCTCTTTGTGACCGAAAAGATCAGACAAAAAATCCTGGGGAATTGGAGCTGATGGAGAAAACTCACAATGATCTCGATCTACATGTAAGAAGAATACGGGTAAAATGCCAGAAGCGTGAAGTCGCAGTGAAGCTTACTGATTGATTTTGTTAGCAAAATATCTATCTGGAGGTTTCTTTGCTGTGGTAGGGTTGCCCTGTGAGCAAGGGAGAGCAACAGATGATGTTTTTTTGGGGAGGTCACGGCGGCCAGTGCCGTGCGTACTGTGGTGACGGCGAAGCGTCCTGTGCTGGAAGGTTGGATGGACGTGCCAGCAATACAAAGTGGTGTTTGCTCTGGTCTGCTGAACGAGTACAAACACCGGAGGAAAAAAAGGTGGGGCACTCCGAAGAATGAGTTATACCATTTAAACAGTGGGGCTGTCGGACTTACAAGTTTGATTCTTTTATGCTAAGCTCGCTGCGTGCCAGCCAAATTCGTTAATATCGATCGCTTGAGTCCCATGCTGCTGCCTTGTGATTTAACAGCAAACGCCCATGGTGGTCTACAGGCATTCTGCGTCTGGGCATGTTCATTTTGCGTCACCCATGGAGGACACGCCATCGCTGCCGCCGAAACACAAACACACGCTCGATCGGCCCAGTGAACTCAGGGCAAACCAGCTTCCATTCCAGGCTCTCCGGCCCTCCTAGCGCAGAGGGTTCAACACCTTTACTCCCTCCGTGTCCTTTTGGCTTTCGCACCACTCGAGCAATTGTACTCTCATTGATTTCATCACATGTGCGTATTCCGGATGGGAAGCCAAATTATTTAATTCAAATGGATCCTTCCGGTAGTCATAGAGTTCTTCTTGAGGCCGCTTGAGGTAGCGTCGAACCAGCTGTGCCGCATGTGGATCTTTCTCCGCCTTCTTGAGCCAAGAATCCCAATGGGGTAAATAATGCGGTCCGGACTTACAGCCGGTAATATGAGTCGTGAAGGGCGTTTCGGGTGAAAGATTGACAATATAACGGAAATGTTCGGTCCTGAGCGTTCGCGCCGGGCATGCGTTGGCAATTCCTGGGCCTCCGTTATCATTTCCAGTGTGCGTTCCAAACACTCCTTCACGATGGCTGGTCCGCTGACCGCGCAACATCGGCAAAAAACTCTTGCCGTCGATCCCTGCGGGTATCTCTTCACCCGCCGCATTCAAACAGGTGGGCAACAAGTCAGCTAAACTCACCATGCCCCCGGCAATCGAGCCCGGATCGATCTCTCCCGGCCAACGGGCAATCAAGGGGACACGGAGTCCACCATCGTACACACACCATTTCGAAAAGGGCCAATTGGACCCCTGATCCGTCGTGTAAATCAACAGGGTCTCGTCTTTCCAACCTTTTTGATCCACCACATTGATGACAGAACCCAGCATTTGGTCCATCAGAGTCACATCACTGTAATACCTCGCCCGATCTTCCCGGGTTTCCGGCGTATCTACAAAATTGGGCGGCAGTTTGATTTTCGATGGATCATAAATCTCGTTTTTTACCCAGGGCGTGTGCGGTGGATGGGAGCATACCACAAGAAACAAGGGCTGCTTCCGCTTATAATTCATCAGAAAGGATGCCGCCGCTGTCTCGTCCTTCCGAATATGCTGATATGGGAAACGCTTTCTCGGATTATGATGAAATTTGCCAAAATGCGCGGTGTAATAGCCCGCCTTCTTGAAATACTCAGGCATGGTCATGATCCCCGATTGAATCGGAGTGCCAAATTTATGTCCACCATTCCGATGGGGCATCAGGCCCGTCTGAATAACGCAACGTGACGGACTACACAAGGGAGTGGCCGCATAAGCATGGGTCAACTTCATTCCCTCAGCAGCCAGTTGATTGATACTCGGCGTCTTGATATACCCATCCCCATAGGCACCGGAATCATTCCACCCATGGTCATCAGAAATGAACAGGATGATGTGCGGACGTTGCTCCGACTGCGCCAAACCCGACATGGCACACAAACATACTACCGTCCTTATCAGCCAATTGTTTAACAAATGGAACCCCTTCCGGTTTAAGTTCTTCGACATATTATTTAGCCCTATACGACGTAAAAAAAACGTTCTTGCATCTGGCCTGCCTCCCATCCAATGATGGCCTACCATCTGTATGATCCCATCATGGTAAGTTCATGAACCGATTACCCGAAGTAAGACTTCTACTAGAAACCTCGTTGGAATACGGGCGCAGCCTGCTGCGCGGGTGCGCCTTATACGCCAGGCACTATGGCCCCTGGTCATTACATGTAGAACCTGGGCATTTTCGCGAAACCCCCAAACTAACAAATTCATCTACGCCTGGAGGGATCATCGCACGCATTCATTCCGCATCAGATGCCAAAGCCATCCTGAAGTCAAAAAAGCCAGCCGTCCTTCTCGAACCATCCAACTCTGATCCAGAGCTGACGAGCATCTACGAGAAATTTCACGAAATCAGAACGGATTCCAAAAACATCGCCGATATGGCTGCGGATCATCTTATCAGCCAAGGCCTGATGCAATTTGCTTTTTACGGTCAAAACAACTGCCCCTGGTCACAGGGGCGGCAGGAAGTCTTCACATCCTATCTTGAATCACAATCTCTCTCCTGCTCCGTCTTCAATGAAGACCATGACAAAACAAATAATCAGCGACTGAAACAATGGCTATTGTCATTGCCTCATCCCACCGGCCTCATGGCTTGTAATGATATTTTGGGGCAGCAAGTCCTCAAAGCCTGTGCCGAAGCCAACCTGTCAGTCCCCGACCAAATATCTGTCATCGGCGTGGATAATGACGAACTGGTATGCGAGCTCTCCTCCCCCCCTCTGACCAGTATCGTTCTAGACACCAAAAATGCCGGTTACGAGGCAGCCAAACTCATCGATCAGCTGATGAGCGGCCATCTGCCGGAAAACAAACAAATCATCCCGGTTAAGGCCATCCGGGTAGAAGTTCGCAGATCCAGCGAGCCGGTGATCCAGGACGACCCACTCGTAGCAACAGCCATACGCTATATCAAAGACCACATCGCCCGCTTGGACGGGGTTCCGAACGTGTGTTCCCATGTCGGGGTTTCTCGCAGGACATTGGAACGTGCCTTCAATAGAAACCTGGATCACGGCATCTATGAGGAAATCAATCAACACCGCCTGACCCGAGCCAAAAACCTATTAGAAAAAACCGATTTGAAAATCCATCAAGTCGCCAAGGCTTCCGGTTTTGCTCACGTTCAACCGATGTCGCGCCTTTTCCACCTGAGAGAAAAATGCACGCCCTTGGAATACCGAGAAAAACACAGCTCCCAAAGCTAACAGATCACATCAAGGGGTCACAGGTTTCGGCTTAACCAGCTCCGGCCGGCGCACACAGACAAATGCCTGGTGGCGTCGATACCGGGGAATCTTGGAATCCGTGGTAAGTTTGATAACCCCCATCGAAGGGCTACTGACATCTGTCGGAGTGACTGAAATCTCGTATTCGCGCCCTTCGGTGATGGTTTTCAAGGTGTAGGGGAATTGTTGATTGCTCCCCTCCAGCTCGAGGATCTTGATCGGCTGATCATGTGGAATGGTGATCTTGAAAGTTTTGGCCGTTTTCTCACCGTTCTGCTCCCAGAACAAAGTTTTAGGCTCCACCTTAAACAACTCGGGGATGGTAATCGCCGAGGTCAGCACCGACGAGGGCGCTTCAGCAGGGTCATCCTTGGTCCAGAGCAATAAGGTTTTTTCCTGGAGCCCCTGGAAATTCTTCAATTCAAAATCAACGGTGATCTGCCCCTTCTCTCCTGGCTTGTAGGTCATCTTGCCCAGAGGCTTGGTCACCCGGGCACTGATACAGGAGCAAGCAGAGTCGTAACGTGCAATGGTGATCGTTCGTTTGGTCTTGTTCTCAAATTCAAAGGGAATCGACACCAGTTTATCTTCCGGCTTCACCGTGACCGCAATCCGGTTCTGAACAAAACTGAAGCCCCGGTCAGCGAGTGAGACAGAGGAACAAAGACAAAAGGCCAGACAAGCCATCAGGGCGGTAGCGATCGTAGAGGTGCGCATAATCAAGGGTCAAAGAGGTGATGAAGCGGTGCACTCACCATGAAGGAGAAACAAAAAAAAGCAAACCCTGAGTGACTAGGGCAATCAAACTAAACAGTTAGAACCCCGAGATCATACCTAAAGCGTTTTTTTCAATTCCAACAGTTCCACCGCGATGATCAAGGTGCCTCCGCGCCACTTCGGGCCGAGAATCAGCAAGGGGCGCCCCTTGTGCAACACCGGATCACTTTTCATCACCTTGCGTCGGTGCTGCC of Oceaniferula marina contains these proteins:
- a CDS encoding STAS-like domain-containing protein, which gives rise to MTKNPKCVINLVEDFSPYPGGRYEDNGPFSGEKFRTDILEPAMASSVVITVDLDGAAAIAPSFLDESFGVIMERIGKDKFDKKFIILLTDDPDAIDDLNEIRHRRFKK
- a CDS encoding sulfatase family protein codes for the protein MSKNLNRKGFHLLNNWLIRTVVCLCAMSGLAQSEQRPHIILFISDDHGWNDSGAYGDGYIKTPSINQLAAEGMKLTHAYAATPLCSPSRCVIQTGLMPHRNGGHKFGTPIQSGIMTMPEYFKKAGYYTAHFGKFHHNPRKRFPYQHIRKDETAAASFLMNYKRKQPLFLVVCSHPPHTPWVKNEIYDPSKIKLPPNFVDTPETREDRARYYSDVTLMDQMLGSVINVVDQKGWKDETLLIYTTDQGSNWPFSKWCVYDGGLRVPLIARWPGEIDPGSIAGGMVSLADLLPTCLNAAGEEIPAGIDGKSFLPMLRGQRTSHREGVFGTHTGNDNGGPGIANACPARTLRTEHFRYIVNLSPETPFTTHITGCKSGPHYLPHWDSWLKKAEKDPHAAQLVRRYLKRPQEELYDYRKDPFELNNLASHPEYAHVMKSMRVQLLEWCESQKDTEGVKVLNPLR
- a CDS encoding xylose operon transcription regulator XylR; the protein is MNRLPEVRLLLETSLEYGRSLLRGCALYARHYGPWSLHVEPGHFRETPKLTNSSTPGGIIARIHSASDAKAILKSKKPAVLLEPSNSDPELTSIYEKFHEIRTDSKNIADMAADHLISQGLMQFAFYGQNNCPWSQGRQEVFTSYLESQSLSCSVFNEDHDKTNNQRLKQWLLSLPHPTGLMACNDILGQQVLKACAEANLSVPDQISVIGVDNDELVCELSSPPLTSIVLDTKNAGYEAAKLIDQLMSGHLPENKQIIPVKAIRVEVRRSSEPVIQDDPLVATAIRYIKDHIARLDGVPNVCSHVGVSRRTLERAFNRNLDHGIYEEINQHRLTRAKNLLEKTDLKIHQVAKASGFAHVQPMSRLFHLREKCTPLEYREKHSSQS
- a CDS encoding DUF1573 domain-containing protein, whose product is MRTSTIATALMACLAFCLCSSVSLADRGFSFVQNRIAVTVKPEDKLVSIPFEFENKTKRTITIARYDSACSCISARVTKPLGKMTYKPGEKGQITVDFELKNFQGLQEKTLLLWTKDDPAEAPSSVLTSAITIPELFKVEPKTLFWEQNGEKTAKTFKITIPHDQPIKILELEGSNQQFPYTLKTITEGREYEISVTPTDVSSPSMGVIKLTTDSKIPRYRRHQAFVCVRRPELVKPKPVTP